Proteins from one Cryptomeria japonica chromosome 4, Sugi_1.0, whole genome shotgun sequence genomic window:
- the LOC131874848 gene encoding uncharacterized protein LOC131874848, which yields MASRGFEFPVSAVSSSIPVLFGSSASSPPTPLSGVTAADAPTPLPGVTAAWAPRTPLMASAAYAPTPFFPGTAACAPTPFFGGNAAYMHTPYRTADYTPTPLFGASTVCPRTPFFDPIPAQSSTLDFDVSLSTPGTAFSSPPTPFNTPSGNSRSTFVTPATSPASGTSATQSSSASQQSLRFRIFDSSSSTTGATTNTIPLCGEATALTQTTTCDAVTVPFSSGQPSTTKSAANPRFTFSSSEASVTTPAPSVIANFGELDRPMEIAGQLDSFNLMLRQRMKQKYATIVGRDQLYESVSREEVGRDWALIEGYQAQADRDSLQTQHDEARERERQMQMEVQQLYAKIDALKVEQDRMRGELEKLHQIEVQQLCTKIDALKVEQDRVQQLCAKIDALKVEQDRVQQLCVKIDALKIEQDRVRGELETLHQMRVADIRVSQKMDALTIEIASLREALGRPQGHPQGFVLL from the exons ATGGCGAGCAGAGGATTTGAATTCCCTGTATCAGCCGTGAGTTCATCAATTCCTGTCCTGTTTGGATCTTCGGCTTCTTCGCCACCAACACCTCTCTCCGGCGTCACTGCGGCTGATGCACCTACGCCTCTCCCCGGTGTCACTGCGGCTTGGGCGCCTCGGACACCCTTGATGGCTAGTGCGGCTTACGCGCCTACACCTTTCTTCCCCGGCACTGCGGCTTGCGCGCCTACACCTTTCTTCGGCGGCAATGCAGCTTACATGCATACACCTTACCGCACTGCGGATTACACGCCTACGCCTCTCTTCGGCGCCTCTACGGTTTGTCCGCGTACGCCTTTCTTCGACCCAATCCCTGCGCAATCTTCTACACTGGATTTTGATGTGTCTTTGAGCACTCCGGGCACAGCATTTTCATCACCACCCACGCCTTTCAACACCCCGTCGGGAAATTCTAGGTCGACTTTTGTTACTCCGGCCACTTCACCTGCTTCTGGAACGTCAGCGACTCAATCTTCCTCTGCATCTCAACAGTCACTTCGGTTTCGTATTTTTGATTCGTCTTCTTCAACCACCGGTGCAACTACAAATACAATTCCTTTGTGTGGTGAAGCGACGGCGCTAACACAGACCACTACTTGTGATGCTGTAACCGTGCCATTTTCATCAGGACAACCTTCCACTACCAAATCCGCTGCAAATCCCCGTTTTACGTTTTCGTCTTCAGAGGCATCTGTAACAACTCCTGCACCTTCAGTAATTG CTAACTTTGGAGAGTTGGATAGGCCAATGGAAATAGCGGGCCAATTAGACAGTTTTAATCTTATGTTGAGACAACGTATGAAACAGAAATATGCTACTATAGTAGGGAGGGATCAACTTTATGAGAGTGTATCAAGGGAAGAGGTTGGGAGAGATTGGGCCCTAATTGAAGGATACCAAGCTCAAGCAGATCGGGATAGTCTGCAGACCCAACATGATGAGGCTCgggagagggagagacaaatgCAGATGGAGGTGCAACAACTATATGCTAAGATAGATGCACTGAAAGTAGAGCAAGATCGTATGCGAGGAGAGCTCGAGAAACTTCATCAGATAGAGGTGCAACAACTATGTACTAAGATAGATGCACTTAAAGTGGAGCAAGATCGTGTGCAACAACTGTGTGCTAAGATAGATGCACTCAAAGTAGAGCAAGATCGTGTGCAACAACTATGTGTTAAGATAGATGCACTCAAAATAGAACAAGATCGTGTGCGAGGAGAGCTCGAGACACTTCATCAGATGAGAGTAGCAGATATACGAGTATCGCAGAAGATGGATGCATTGACGATTGAGATTGCTAGCCTGAGAGAGGCATTAGGGCGACCACAGGGTCACCCACAGGGTTTCGTTTTGTTGTAG